From the genome of Salvelinus namaycush isolate Seneca chromosome 10, SaNama_1.0, whole genome shotgun sequence, one region includes:
- the LOC120054621 gene encoding leucine-rich repeat-containing protein 15-like yields MDLPIDLLIFLLLLAISGVLGACPDGCQCKDNKILCHGRSITEFPSSVPGSTTTFYISNTNITALKPDDLAGFAEALGIFVVKDTGIREVFPGTFDLTHNLGALGFTGTELNDLPEALFLNLVKLESLTLSGNKLLVLRPAWLYSLAALRTLDFSKNLITSVPEKAFRSVTQLEHLTLARNGINQLYRDTFRGLSKIKSLRLNRNTLREIPAGAFDDLVSLEELSLQDNAITHLPANLFSQLQRLKKLYLSSNRLSSLPEGILLNLPNLAQISLYENELQSLSPGVFGPMAVRELWLYDNRLTHLEDHTFSNLTQLRLLVLSRNQISSVSPGAFSGLAELGEVSLHTNLLTSLQEGTFQGQHKLVNISLEHNYIHSLPARLLQGHSHLGQLDLHNNSLLNLPSELLSTLTVANEVLLAENPWKCDQDIVPLRDWLTQNPTKTNLSTVVCLTPSVLSGDSIAELTDEELTLSTPTAVPDITPTEKRRKPHTPAPKRSTPPPAAEATPTPTQEQGEDTSSGQGNGEGVSRNTQIIIIAVVCTAIITSLIVCCVCWRRNNRGSRNLGRRNKNNSVI; encoded by the coding sequence ATGGACCTGCCAATCGACCTCCtcatctttctcctcctccttgcCATCAGTGGAGTTCTTGGAGCGTGCCCAGATGGATGCCAGTGCAAAGACAACAAAATCCTTTGCCATGGCAGGTCAATCACAGAGTTTCCCTCCTCAGTGCCCGGTTCCACTACCACCTTCTACATCTCCAACACCAACATCACCGCTCTCAAACCTGATGACTTGGCTGGTTTTGCCGAGGCCCTTGGCATCTTTGTGGTCAAAGACACTGGGATCAGAGAAGTATTCCCTGGCACCTTTGACCTCACCCATAACTTGGGTGCCCTGGGCTTCACAGGCACTGAGCTGAATGACCTGCCTGAGGCCCTGTTTCTAAATCTGGTGAAGCTGGAATCTCTGACTCTGAGCGGCAACAAGCTCCTGGTGCTTCGCCCCGCCTGGCTTTACTCCCTCGCTGCTCTGAGGACCCTAGACTTCAGCAAGAACCTCATCACGTCTGTACCAGAGAAGGCCTTTCGCTCTGTCACTCAGCTGGAGCATCTCACCCTGGCCAGGAACGGCATCAACCAACTCTACAGGGACACCTTCAGAGGCCTgagcaagatcaaatccctgcgTCTGAACCGGAACACTCTCAGGGAGATCCCTGCTGGAGCGTTTGATGACCTGGTAAGCCTGGAGGAGCTCTCTCTGCAGGATAATGCCATCACTCATCTCCCCGCTAACCTGTTCTCCCAGCTGCAGAGGCTAAAGAAGCTTTATCTCTCCAGCAACCGGCTATCTTCCCTCCCAGAGGGGATTCTCCTCAACCTCCCTAACCTGGCCCAGATCTCCCTGTATGAGAACGAGCTCCAGAGTTTGTCCCCAGGAGTGTTCGGCCCCATGGCCGTGAGGGAGCTGTGGCTGTATGACAACCGGCTGACCCACCTGGAGGACCACACCTTCAGCAACCTGACCCAGCTGCGTCTGCTGGTACTGAGCCGGAACCAGATCAGCTCTGTGTCTCCCGGGGCCTTCAGTGGGCTGGCAGAGCTGGGGGAAGTGTCCCTACACACCAACCTCCTCACCAGCCTGCAGGAAGGCACCTTCCAGGGGCAGCATAAGCTGGTAAACATCTCCCTGGAGCACAATTACATCCACTCCCTTCCTGCCAGGCTTCTCCAGGGCCACTCCCACCTTGGCCAGCTGGACCTCCACAACAACTCCCTCCTCAACCTGCCCTCAGAGCTCCTCAGCACCCTCACGGTGGCCAATGAGGTGCTGCTCGCTGAAAATCCCTGGAAGTGTGACCAGGACATCGTGCCACTGCGGGACTGGCTGACACAGAACCCCACCAAGACTAACCTCAGTACTGTGGTGTGCCTCACGCCCTCTGTCTTAAGCGGTGACAGCATAGCCGAACTGACTGACGAGGAGCTGACGTTGTCCACTCCGACCGCCGTCCCTGATATCACCCcgacagagaagaggaggaagccCCACACCCCAGCTCCCAAGAGGAGCACCCCCCCCCCTGCTGCAGAGGCCACGCCCACGCCCACCCAGGAGCAGGGGGAGGACACCAGCAGTGGGCAGGGGAACGGAGAGGGTGTGTCCAGGAACACACAGATCATTATCATCGCGGTGGTCTGCACCGCCATCATCACCAGTCTCATTGTCTGCTGCGTCTGCTGGAGGAGGAACAACAGAGGCAGCCGCAACCTTGGCCGCAGGAACAAAAACAACTCGGTCATCTAG
- the LOC120054622 gene encoding platelet glycoprotein V has protein sequence MWSVLLFLLVQPLLTDSMVCPSSCMCNLEGAVKCVGNIRDVPKGMPTNMYLLQLNGTNMKVLNEQSLAMLPLMLRLGISQSPLDTIHPEAFHVAPQLLSIKLSSNALSSLPSRVFSRLVSLEQLHLDDNRLESIAPVLFEGLANLHELDVSNNAIAHLAPNVFHGLSSLRYLNLGRNSLQQLPPTLFHSLTRLQFLMLYNNKLERLEVGAFDELANLLELKLHNNQIAHIPPEVFWALGNLMTLTMSSNQLQGVPNESFYHLPKLTKLTIYKNPLLSLPDKLMGQMPGMKEFYLYATNLSTVPWSLFANMSGMERLSLHLNNKLRELPPDLFCCLPNLQKLSLKSNDIQDLHPDIFSKLANMNTLLLNDNKLRSLSEDIFKGNPSLASIELKNNQLRTLPGEVFSTAEGLRVVTLSGNPWDCRCGIRDIASWIKLNEGMVSDLTDVICRNPYPLLLRPLGSLLDEEFKCDVTTPSSSRTTRSSIELIHVVSTTALEEQEAVEFTPTTTAPEAPSTQQTENPTESVRFTTPGLRRTTAATPTADVLDILDDDYIFKPMGTESLPVHFLSPPFHDRLVFENGLEFVHNIRLKGWVYLWTLPPNGAYVGFLMALHILLVATGVALILAAMYGMYRLHQATEDLGAILTNRKHTIISERKQKDPDEL, from the coding sequence ATGTGGAGCGTATTACTCTTTCTCCTGGTCCAGCCTTTGCTCACCGACAGCATGGTCTGCCCTAGCAGCTGCATGTGCAACCTAGAGGGGGCCGTCAAATGTGTGGGCAACATCAGGGACGTGCCCAAAGGCATGCCCACCAACATGTACCTACTTCAGCTGAATGGCACCAACATGAAGGTTCTGAACGAACAGAGTCTGGCCATGTTGCCCCTTATGCTGCGTTTAGGCATCAGCCAAAGCCCTCTGGACACCATCCACCCTGAGGCCTTCCATGTGGCCCCGCAGCTCCTCTCCATCAAGCTGTCATCCAACGCCCTCTCCAGCCTCCCTTCCCGGGTGTTCAGCCGCTTGGTCAGCCTGGAGCAGCTGCATCTGGATGACAATCGTCTGGAGTCCATCGCTCCCGTGTTGTTTGAGGGTCTGGCCAACCTGCACGAACTGGACGTCAGTAACAACGCCATCGCTCACCTCGCCCCCAATGTTTTCCACGGACTGAGTAGCCTGCGCTATCTCAACTTGGGGAGAAACTCCCTGCAGCAGCTGCCCCCCACCTTGTTCCACTCATTGACGCGGTTGCAGTTCCTCATGCTCTACAACAACAAGCTAGAGCGGCTGGAGGTAGGCGCCTTCGATGAGCTGGCCAACCTCCTGGAGCTCAAACTGCACAACAACCAGATCGCCCACATCCCCCCCGAGGTGTTCTGGGCCCTAGGCAACCTCATGACCCTCACCATGTCCTCCAACCAGCTCCAGGGCGTCCCGAATGAAAGCTTCTACCACCTTCCCAAACTCACCAAGCTCACCATCTACAAAAACCCTCTGCTGTCACTGCCTGATAAGTTGATGGGCCAAATGCCCGGGATGAAGGAATTCTACCTGTATGCCACCAACCTCAGCACCGTGCCCTGGAGCCTGTTTGCCAACATGAGCGGGATGGAGAGGCTCTCCCTGCACCTCAACAACAAGCTGAGGGAGCTGCCCCCTGACCTCTTTTGCTGCCTGCCCAACCTCCAGAAGCTTTCCCTCAAGTCCAACGACATCCAGGATCTACATCCAGATATCTTCTCCAAGCTGGCCAATATGAACACTCTGCTCCTGAATGACAACAAGCTTCGCTCCCTTTCTGAGGACATATTTAAGGGCAACCCCAGTTTGGCCAGCATCGAGCTGAAGAACAACCAGCTGCGGACCCTTCCGGGGGAGGTCTTCTCTACTGCAGAGGGTTTAAGGGTTGTTACTCTGAGTGGCAACCCATGGGACTGCAGGTGTGGCATCAGAGACATTGCAAGTTGGATAAAGCTTAATGAAGGCATGGTTAGTGATCTGACGGATGTGATATGTCGTAATCCGTACCCTCTACTTCTCCGCCCACTTGGTTCCCTACTCGACGAAGAGTTTAAGTGTGACGTTACCACACCCTCGAGCAGCCGCACCACCCGCTCTTCGATTGAACTCATCCATGTCGTTTCCACTACAGCTCTTGAGGAGCAAGAGGCTGTAGAATTCACACCCACAACTACTGCACCCGAGGCTCCATCAACCCAACAAACAGAAAATCCTACTGAGAGTGTCAGGTTCACCACACCTGGGTTGAGGCGCACAACAGCTGCTACACCGACCGCCGACGTTCTCGACATTCTTGACGACGACTATATATTCAAGCCTATGGGCACTGAATCGCTCCCCGTCCATTTCCTATCCCCGCCCTTTCACGACAGGCTGGTGTTTGAGAACGGGCTCGAGTTTGTGCACAACATCCGCCTAAAGGGCTGGGTTTACCTGTGGACGCTGCCACCCAATGGGGCTTACGTTGGGTTCCTCATGGCTCTCCATATCCTTCTAGTGGCCACAGGCGTGGCCCTGATTCTGGCTGCCATGTACGGGATGTACCGTCTCCACCAGGCCACGGAAGACCTAGGAGCAATACTCACAAACAGGAAACACACCATCATATCAGAGAGGAAGCAGAAAGACCCAGATGAACTGTAG
- the LOC120055133 gene encoding urotensin-2B-like, which produces MDSFVSVNYWLGLLAFLLLQGVVSVEGRSIFNPGNHVYPQRGDTDAQNKILALLLHRSLEPIERSDALGLEFANKLAELKEIEALKVDLELEREISSNTLAEDESIPRKRAEPCFWKYCV; this is translated from the exons ATGGACAGTTTTGTCTCTGTGAACTACTGGCTGGGACTGCTAGCTTTTCTGCTTCTACAAGGGGTAGTCAGTGTGGAGGGCAGAAGCATCTTCAACCCTG GAAACCATGTATATCCCCAAAGAGGAGACACAGATGCCCAGAACAAGATTCTAGCATTGTTACTACATAGAAGCTTAGAACCTATTGAAAGAAGCGACGCTTTAG GTTTAGAGTTTGCCAACAAGCTAGCGGAGCTGAAGGAG ATAGAGGCTTTGAAGGTGGACTTAGAGCTGGAAAGGGAGATCTCATCAAACACACTAGCAGAGGACGAGTCCATACCGAGGAAAAGGGCTGAGC CCTGTTTCTGGAAGTACTGTGTATGA